A window of Cellulosimicrobium protaetiae genomic DNA:
TCGCTCGTCGGGACGATCATCCTCATGGGGGTGCTGGACATCGTGCTGCTCGGCACGACGCTCGGGGCGATCGTCGTCATCGCCGTGCTCGTGGGCGGGCTCATGCCGCGCATCGCCAAGGCGCAGGAGAAGGCGCAGGAGTCGCTCGGCAGCCTGGGCGGGACGCTGGAGGGCGGGCTCCGCGCGATCCGCACCATCAAGGCCAGCCGCGCCGAGGGGCGCCAGATCGACCGCGTGCTCGACGACGCGCAGGCCTCCGCGCGCCACAGCGTCCGGGCCGTACGGACCGAGGCGGTCGCGTGGACCATCGCGGGCGGCGGGATCCAGGCCGCGATCATCGTCATCCTCGCGCTCGGCGCGTGGCGCGTGGACCAGGGGCTGCTCGCCGTGTCGAGCCTCGTGGCGTTCCTGCTCTACGCGTTCCAGATCGTCGAGCCCGTCACGGGCCTGACCATGAACGTCACCCAGCTCCAGGCCGGCATCGCCGCCGCGGGGCGCATCAGCGAGGTCCAGGCGATCGAGCCCGAGGAGGACGACGAGGCGGCCCGGCCCAGGCAGGCGGGCCCGGCGTCGCTCGACCCGACCCGCGCGGAGGTGGGCCGACCGACGGAGGCGGGGGCGGCGTCGGGCACCGGCAGGGCCGTGGCCGGGTCGCCGCGGCTCTCCCTGCGCGGCGTCACCGCGCGCTACCTGCCCGGCGGCGAGCCCGTGGTGCGTGACCTCGACCTCGACGTGCCGCACCGCGGCCAGGTCGCGATCGTCGGGCCGTCGGGCGCGGGCAAGACCACGACGTTCTCGCTGCTGCTGCGGTTCCTCCAGCCCGAGTCCGGGCAGATCCTCCTCGACGGCGTCCCCTACGACGACCTGACGTTCGACGACGTCCGGCGCCGGTTCGCGTACGTCGAGCAGGAGACGCCCGTCGTGCCGGGCACGATCCGCGAGAACCTGCACCTCTCCGACCCGGGCGCGACCGACGAGGCCATGTGGGCGGCGCTCGCGAAGGTCCGGCTCGAGACGAAGGTGCGTTCCCTCGCCGACGGGCTCGACACGTCCCTCGTCGGGACGACCGTCTCGGGTGGCGAGCGGCAGCGCGTCGCCCTCGCGCGCGCCGTCCTGCACGCGCCTGACGTCCTGCTCCTCGACGAGGCGACCGCCCAGGTCGACGGGCTCACCGAGGCCGCGGTGCACGCCGTCATCGAGGACCTCGCGCGCGACCGCGCCGTCGTGACGATCGCCCACCGACTGTCCACGGTGATCGACGCCGACCTCATCCTCGTCATGGAGGACGGCCGCGTCCGCGCCCGCGGCACGCACGCCGAGCTGCTCGCGACCGACGAGCTCTACCGCGAGCTCGTCGCCGCCCTGCGCATCGCGACCGAGGAGGCCGCGACCCCGCGGTAGAACCGTGGTCGCGCGAGGTAGAACCGTGGTCGCGCGAGGTAGAACCGTGGTCGCGCGAGGTAGAACCGTGGTCGGCCCGCTGCCGGCGATGAGTTCCGGGTGCGCGTGCGGTCGGAGGTGGCGTCAGGTGTGGACGACGGCGGTCCCGGCTCGCGCGGACCGCGGAGGGTGAGGGTGGCATGGGGAACGTGACGTGCGACGTGGCGGTGTCGGTGGACGGGTTCTCGTCCCGGCCCGACCAGACGCTGGAGCACCCGTTCGGCGAGGGTGTGGACCTGCACCGGTGGATGTTCGAGACGGCCGACGAGAACCGCGCGGAGCTCGACGCGATCCTCGCTGCCGGCGCGTACGTCATGGGTCGCCACATGTTCAGCCCCGGTCGCGGCGAGTGGGACCTCGACTGGCGCGGGTGGTGGGGGCCGGAGCCGCCGTACCACGGGCCGGTGTTCGTGCTCACGCACCACCCGCGCGATCCGCTCGTCATGGAGGGCGGGACGACGTTCTTCTTCGTCACCGACGGCATCGAGTCCGCCGTCGCGCAGGCGCGAGAGGCGGCGGGGGAGCGCGACGTCTCGATCGCCGGGGGAGCCGCGACCATCAACCAGGCGCTCGCGGCGGGCCTCCTCGACGAGCTGCGGCTGCACGTCGTGCCGCAGGTCCTCGGGTACGGGGACCGCGTGCTCGACGGCGTCCCACCCCTCGCGCTGGAGACGGTCTCCGTCCGCGCGGCGTCGCTCGTCACGCACGTCACGTACCGGGTGCTCGGGCCGCTCGGCTGACGGGACTCGTCGCGGGGGAACTGTCAGCCGAGCACGGCGAGCAGGAGCGGCGCGGCGACGACGAGCACGACGACGACCCCGACGACGAGGACCGTGCGCCACGGCCCGGTGTCCTCCGACGCGCGGCGCGCGCGGGTGCGGTCGGTCCACTCCGCGCCGTCGTACCAGCGTTCGCTCCCCGAACCGGGTGCGTCCGCGTACCAGCCCGCCGCTGCCTTGCGCACGTCGCTCCTCGCGTCACGGTCCCGTGAGCCTCTTCGTACGGACATGTGTCACGGGACCCCCACCCCTTACACGCAGCGGGGCGTCGCGAGGTTCCCCCGGCCGCGGACGCTCGGGGGACGGCGGGTCCGGTTCGGTCTCGACGTCCTCTAGAGCTCCGCGACCTGAGCGGCGCCGTCCGTCGAGATCCGCTCGAAGACGCGCTGGTCGGCGGCGAACTGCGTGCCCGGGATGGGCCGGTGGACGACGATCTCCGTGATCCCGGCCTCCGCGTACCCGTGCGCGGTGTCGACGAACGCGTCGACCGACTCCAGCGCGGGGTCGGGCGTGAAGCCGGTGAGCAGGATCCGCTCGACCGACGCGGGGTCCCGCCCGGCGTCGGCGCACGCCCCCTCGAGCCGCGCGACCTGGTCGCGGACCGCCGCCCGCGACTCCGCCGGGGTCGCGTCGTCGCCGAGGCGCCCGTCGCCCGTCGTCACCCACGCCTGGCCGTACCGCGCGGCGAGCCGCAGCCCGCGCGGGCCCGTGGCGGCGATGGCGAACGGCACGCGGGGGGACTGGACCGGGCCCGGGATCGTCCGCGCCTCGTGCGCGCGGTAGTGGCCCTCGTCGTGCGTCACCGCGGGCTCGGTGAGCAGCCGGTCCAGGAGGACCGTGAAGTCGCGCAGGCGGTCGGCACGCTCCCGTGCGGACCACGTCTCGCCACCGAGGACCGTCGCGTCGAAGCCCGTCGTGCCGGCGCCGAGGCCGACGGTGACACGCCCGCCGGACAGGTCGTCGAGCGTCATGACGTCCTTCGCGAACGTCACCGGCTCCCGGAAGTTCGGCGACGTCACGAGCGTGCCCAGACGCACCCGCTCCGTCACGCCCGCCGCGGCGGCGAGCGTCGGGACGGCGCCGAACCACGGCCCGTCGCGGAAGGTCCGCCACGACAGGTGGTCGTACGTGTAGGCGGCGTGGAACCCGAGGTCGTCGGCGGCCCGCCACACGTCCCGGCCCTCGCGCCACGGATAGATCGGCAGGATCACGGTGCTCACGCGCATGGTCGCCAGCCTAGGGTGGGGGAGTGATCCAGCACACCGTCGCCTTCCGCCTCGTCCACCCCGCCGACAGTGCCGAGGAGGCCGAGTTCCTCGGCACCGCGCGCCGCACGCTCACCGCGATCCCGGGCGTCCGGGACTTCACCGTCTCGCGCCAGGTGAGCGCCAAGAGCCCGCTGACGTTCCAGTTCTCCATGGTGTTCGACGACGACGCCGCGTACGCCGCGTACGACGCGCACCCGGACCACCGCGGCTTCGTCGCCGACCGGTGGGTGCCGGAGGTCGCGGAGTTCCAGGAGCTCGACCTCGTGCCGCTCCCGGGCTGATCCCCGTGACCGCCCAGCGCCACGACGTCGCGATCGTCGGCGGCGGGCACAACGCCCTCGTCGCGGCGGCGCTGCTCGCACGCGAGGGGCTCGACGTCGTCGTGCTCGAACGTCTCCCGCACGTGGGCGGAGCGGCGGTGAGCGAGCGGCCGTGGCCGGGCGTCGACGCGCGGCTCTCGCGCTACGCGTACCTCGTGAGCCTCTTCCCCGAGGCGCTCGCGGCGGACCTCGGTCTCGACCTCGAGCTGCGTTCGCGCGCGACGGCGTCGTTCACGCCGTACGACGGTCCCCGGGGCCCCGCGGGGCTGCTCGTCGAGACGGAGCCTGGCGCCGCGACGCGCGCGTCGTTCCGCGCGCTCACCGGCGGCGACGACGAGTACGCCGCGTGGCAGGAGCTGTACGCCGAGCTCGAGGGGCTCGCGCAGGTCGTCGCGCCCACGCTGCTCGAGCCGCTCCCGCGCGAGGGCGACGTGCATGCCCGGGTGCGGGCCGCCGTCGGGCAGCGGGTGTGGACGGACGTGGTGGAGCGGCCGATCGGCGAGGCGATCGAGCGACGCTTCCGGAACGACCTCGTGCGCGGCGTCGTCGCGACCGACGCGCTCATCGGGACGTTCACGTCGCTCTTCGACCCGGCGCGACCGGCCAACCGGTGCTTCCTCTACCACGTCGTGGGCAACGGGACGGGGGAGTGGCGCGTGCCGGTCGGCGGGATGGGCGCGGTCACGGCCGCGCTCGAGCGTGCGGCGAGGGCCGCGGGCGCGGACGTGCGCACGGGCCACGAGGTCACGCGCGTCGTGCCCGACGGCGCGGGCGTCGGCCTCGAGGGCCGGCTCGCCTCGGGCGAGGGGTTCGCCGTCGAGGCCGACCACGTGCTGTGCGGGGCGGCGCCCGCGGTCCTCGCGCGGCTGCTCGGAGAGGAGCCTGCCGGCCCCGTGCCGCACGGCGCGCAGCTGAAGATCAACCTCCTCGTGTCCCGGCTGCCGCGGCTGCGCTCCGGGGTCGACCCGCGCGTCGCGTTCGCCGGGACGTTCCACGTCGGCGAGGAGATGTCGCGGCTCGAGGCGCTGCACCGCGACCCGGCGACAGGGCTCGGCACCGCGGGCGAGCTCTACTGCCACACGCTCACCGACCGCTCGATCCTCGGGCCGGACCTCGCGGCGTCGGACGCCCAGACCCTCACGTGGTTCGGCATCCACACGCCCGACGACGCGCTGCGCGCCCCCGGCGCCAAGGACGCCGCGTTCCGCGCGGCCGTCGCGGCGCTCGACGCGCACCTCGCCGAGCCGCTCGCCGACGTCCTCCTGCACGCCGAGGTGCGCACACCCGCCGAGATCGAGGCCGACCTCGCCATGCCGGGCGGGCACATCTTCCACGGCGACCTCGCCTGGCCGTGGCTGCCCGACGACGTGCCCGCCCACACACCCGCCGCACGCTGGGGCGTGGCGACCGACCACGAGCGCGTGCTGCTGTGCGGCAGCGGCGCACGCCGCGGCGGCGCCGTGAGCGGCCTCGGCGGCCACAGCGCCGCGCGAGCCCTCCTGGAGACCCTCTCGCCGAGGTAGAACCGTGGCGCCGCGAGATAGAACTCCAGTCCGCCGAAGTAGAACCCTGGTCATGACCACGGTTCTACTTCGGCGGACCACGGTTCTACTTCGCGTGACCGGGGTTCACCCTCGGGAGATCGGGCATCGTCCTCGCGGGCGGGCGGGCGGGCGGGCGGGCGGGCGGGCGGGCGGGCGGGCGGGCGGGCGGAGGCAAGCGGACCCGTGTGGCAGGGTGACGGCATGACCCAGATCGACCTGCGCATCTTCACCGAGCCCCAGCAGGGCGCCTCCTACGACGACCTCCTCGCGGTCGCGAAGGCCACCGAGGACCTCGGTTTCGACGCCTTCTTCCGCTCCGACCACTACCTCGTCATGGGCGACGGCGACGGCCTGCCCGGCCCGACCGACGCCTGGACGACGCTCGCGGGCCTCGCCCGCGAGACGAGCCGGATCCGGCTCGGCACGCTCGTGTCGTCGGCGACGTTCCGCCACCCCGGGGTGCTGGCGATCCAGGTCGCGCAGGTCGACCAGATGTCGGGAGGTCGCGTCGAGCTCGGGCTCGGCGCGGGCTGGTTCGCGCGCGAGCACGAGGCGTACGGCATCCCGTTCCCCGAGAAGCGGTTCGGGATCCTCGAGGAGCAGCTCGCGGTCATCACCGGGCTGTGGGAGACGCCGGTCGGCGAGACGTTCTCCTTCCGCGGCGAGCACTACACGCTCACCGACTCCCCGGCCCTGCCGAAGCCGGCGCAGGAGCGCGTCCCCGTGATCGTCGGCGGTCACGGGCCGCGGCGCACGCCGGCGCTCGCGGCCCGCTACGCGAGCGAGTTCAACGCCGCGTTCCCCGACCCGGGCGTGCTGCCCGAGCGGTTCGAGAACGTCCGCGCCGCGTGCCTCGACGCCGACCGCGACCCCGACTCGCTCGTGTACTCGGCGGCGTTCGTCGTCGCGGTCGGCAAGGACGAGGCGGAGTTCCGCCGTCGGGCCGACGCGATCGGCCGCGAGCCCGACGAGGTGCGCCGCAACGGCCTCGCCGGCACGGTGAGCGAGGTCGCGGACAAGATCGCGGCCGCCGCCGAGCAGGGCGCGACCCGGTTCTACCTCCAGGTGCTCGACCTGCACGACCTCGACCACCTCGACCTCATCGCGAGCGAGGTCGTGCCGCAGCTCCCCTGACCACCTGCCCGCGTCACGCCGACGACCCGCCGCGACGCGGGCACCGGCGGTCGAGGGAGCTCGACAGCCCGCCTCCGTGTCCACCCGTCGGACGCCGGGCGCGCCGACGTCGTGAATTCTCCGTTTCCGCGCGTGAACGCCTCGTTTCCGGCCCGTGCGCCTCTCCGCCGCGGGGAGCGCTCACCCGGCGGGGTGCGACGACGTCCGACCGGGCCGGGAACGGCACCGCACCAACGATCCGGGTCGCCACGACGGCGCAGCGCCGCGCCCCGCCCCGGACGTTCACATCCGGCAGGGCGCAGCATCGACCTCGTGACGCGCCCCTCGCGTGACCCGTGACAAGGCCGCCGCGCACCGCTACGTTCGGCGCAGACGACGAGGTGGCCCGCTGGTGCGGGCCGCCTCGACCCGTCTCGGCCCACGTTCGACCTCGGCCCGCGTTCGACCTCGGCCCGCGTTCGACCGCCCCGGTCGTACCGCACGAGTCGCTCGGCACCGCCGCACGGCAGCACCACGTCACGACACGCACCACGTCACGACGCCGACGACGTCGCCGCACCCGGGCTCTCGACGACCCCGGCGGGCCCGCCCGCCGTCGTCCGCCGTCGGCCCGCCCGCGACCCCCGGGAGCCTGTGGATCCCGTCGAGAGCCGGAGGACACGCGATGGCCGTCTCCGAGTTCGACCGCCTGGTCGTCACGCCCCGCCGCACTCAGCACGCGCGGCCCGCGCCGATCGGCCCGAGGGCCGACGCCGACCGCCCCGCCGGCCCGCCGCGCGACGAGAACTCCGCCGCGCGCTCGCCGTCGCTCGTCATGATCATGCTGCTCGCGACGCTCGGCGTCGTCGCGTACGCGGTGTTCCTGCTCAACCCCGCCAACCGCGGGGACGCCCTGCCGTACGTCATGGTCATCACGGCCGAGTCGGTGCTCGTCGCCCAGGCCCTGCTGGCGATGTGGACGGTGCTGTCGAGCGGCCACGACCCGCGCGGGTTCTCCTTCCACCACGCGAAGGACCGCCTGTTCGACGTCCCCGAGATCATCCGCGACGGCGCCGAGGACGACCCGACGCGCTGGAACCTCTACCTGCACGACCGCCCCGTCACGGTCGACGTCCTCATCACCACGTACGGCGAGGACCTCGACACCATCGCGCGCACGGTGCGGGCCGCCGTCGCGATCCGCGGCACGCACCGCACCTGGGTGCTCGACGACGGGCGCTCCGACGACGTCCGCGACCTCGCCGCGCAGCTCGGCGCCCGGTACGTGCGGCGCCTGTCGAGCAACGGCGCGAAGGCCGGCAACGTCAACCACGCGCTCGCGATCGCGAAGGGCGACTACTTCGTCATCCTCGACGCCGACTTCGTCGCCAAGCCCGACTTCCTCGTCGAGACCGTGCCCTTCTTCGTCAAGGACGACGTCGCGTTCGTCCAGACCCCGCAGACGTACGGCAACCTCGACAACCTCATCTCGCGCGGCGCCGGGTACATGCAGGCCGTGTTCTACCGGTTCGTGCAGCCGGGCCGGAACCGCTTCAACGCCGCGTTCTGCGTCGGCACCAACGTGATCTTCCGCCGGGCCGCGATCGACGACATCGGCGGCATGCACACCGACTCCAAGTCCGAGGACGTGTGGACGTCGCTCATGCTCCACGAGCGCGGCTGGAAGACCGTCTACATCCCCACGACGCTCGCGGTGGGCGACACCCCCGAGACCGTCGAGGCCTACACCAAGCAGCAGCTGCGCTGGGCCACCGGCGGGTTCGAGATCCTCCTCCAGCACAACCCGCTCAGCCCGCGCCGCACCCTCACGCTCGACCAGCGGCTCCAGTACACCGTCACCGCGACGCACTACCTCGCGGGCATCGCACCGCTCGTGCTGCTGCTCGTCCCGCCGCTGCAGATCTACCTCGACCTCACGCCCATGAACCTCACCATCTCGTGGGGCACGTGGCTGCTCTACTACGCCGGGTTCTACGTCCTGCAGATCGCCATCGCGTTCTTCACGCTCGGGTCGTTCCGGTGGGAGGTGCTCATGCTCGCGTCCGTGTCGTTCCCCATCTACACCAAGGCCCTGTGGAACGCGCTGACCGGCAAGGAGCAGGCCTGGCACGTGACCGGGAGCAAGGGCAGGGTCACGTCGCCGTTCAACTACATGATCCCGCAGGTGCTGTTCTTCGCGTTCCTGCTCGTGACGTCGGTGGTGGGGGTCTGGAAGGAGTGGGGCGACCCGATGCCGAGCCTCGCGCTCGCGTGGAACGTCACGAACACGGTGATCCTCGGGGCGTTCGTCGTGACGGCTCTCCGGGAGTCGCGGGCGGCTCGGCTGGTCGTCCAGGAGGGTGGGCGTTCCGTCCGGCCACCCCACCTCGCCACCTCGCGGTCGGCTCACCCGGAGTCGTCTCCGGCCTCGTGGTCGGCCCGACCGGCGTCGTCGGTCGTCGACGGGGCGTTGTCGGCGCAGCTCGGCGTCGAGGTGACGGTCGGCGCCCCGACGCGGGCCGGGCGGCGGAGGGCGCGCCGTGACGAGAGCTCGTCGACGTCTGGACCTACCGGAGGTGTCGCATGACCTGGTCGAACCGGATCCGACTCGTGGGCGGGCTGCTCGTGGTCGTGCTCGTGTGCGCGGCGCTCACGCTCGTCATGAACCGGCGCCTCGGGCAGGCGACGAGCACGACCGCGACGATCCGCGCGGAGGTGCTCGACGTCGGCAGCGACTACGCGGGGACCGTCACCGCGGCGGAGGTCGCCGAGGGGGACGAGGTCGCCGCGGGCGACCCGCTGTTCACCGTGAGCAGCCTGACGCTCCAGCACGACATCGCGCTCGGCCTCGTCAGCGCCGACACCTCCGCGTACCAGGTGGCACCCGACGGGACCATCACGCTCGTCGCGCCCTACGACGCCGTGGTCACCCACGTCGCGGCCCGCGAGGGAGGGTTCGTCCAGGCGGGCGAGGTCGTCGCGTCGCTCGAGCGGGAGGGGTCGCTGTTCGTCGACGCCCGCCTCACTCTCGACCCGAGCGACTTCGCGCGCGTGCGTCAGGGCGCGGAGGTCACGGTCGTCCTGCCGAACCAGGCGGAGGTCGTGGGCGAGGTCGCGTCGGTCGCGGTGCAGAACACCGCCAACCAGGCGGAGGCCACGGTCGAGGTCACGAGCGACGCGCTCGTGCGCGGCGCGGAGCACGGTCTCGTCGCCTCGGGCACGCCCGTCACGGCGAGCATCGAGCTGCATGACGACGGCCCGCTCGCCGGGGTCGACGAGTCGTTCGGCGCGTTCCTCCGCAAGGTGGGGCTGTGACGCCCCGCCGGGGTCGACCCGTGCGTCGCGAGGTCGACCTCCCGAAGGTCCATCTCGGTCGTACGGGCCGATCTCGCGGCTGGACAGCCGTGGCGGTGCTCGCGACGGCGACCCTCGTCGCCGGGTGCGGGTTGTTCGAGTCGGATGCGGCGCCCGGGCCGACCGGTGCACCCGGGGCGGGCTCCTCCGTCGGGCACCCCGCCGCGGACCTGACGGGCGCGGCGCCCGACGTGGACCCGTCGATCCTGCCGCAGGAGTCGGTCGCGCCGATGCCCGCGGCGCGGCTCGCCGACGGGCTCGTCCCGCCGACCAACCGGTGGTTCTCGGGGCTCGTGTTCGGCGACGAGCCGCTGCCCGTGTTCCCCGTGCCGCTCGCGTTCGGCGTGACCGACGGGGGGTTCGCGTTCGGCCTGCCCGACGTCGAGATCACCGAGCAGTCGATCCTCGGCCCGTTCGTGCCGCAGGTCGGCGTGGACGTCGGGGCGGCGACGGTCGTCGTCACCGCCTACGACACGACGTCCGTCACGCTCGACCTGCTCGACGGCGGGGGCACCGCCCTCGGCACGGTGACCCTCGTGGAGGGGTCGCCCGTGCTGCGGTACACCGCGGCGACCGACCAGTCGGCGGCGCTCGCCGTCGCGTTCGACGCGGTGGACGGGCTCCTCGCGGCCGAGGCGGGCGGGCGCGAGTACGTGCTGGTCGGGGCCGAGGACGCGCTGTCCGACGACGGCCGGTCGCTCGACCTCTCCGCGGGCGACTCCGTCGCGTGGTTCCCCGTGCCCGACGACGCCCCGGACGGCGCCGTCGCGACGCTCGCCGAGGCGGCCGCGCACCCCGTGACGGGCACGACGCTCGCCTACGGCGTGGCCGACGACGCCGTGACCACGGCCATCACCTACGAGACCGGCGGCGACGCGCCGGGGTCGGGGACCGTCGTCGTGCGCCTGCCGCACCAGGGGGAGAGCGACGGCGCGACGTGCGACCTGGGGACCTACGCGACCGTGCGCGGGACCGTCGACGTCTGCACGGCGAGCACTCTCGCGTGGACGAGCCCCGCCGTCGAACCCGCCGGGGCGCTCGACGTCACCGGGCTGGGCGAGGAGGAGAAGACCGAGCTCGCCGACCAGGTGCGGGCCGACGCGTCCGCGCTCGAGCCGCGGCCGTCGGACACGTACTTCGGCGGCAAGGCGCTCGCGCGCGACGCGAACCTGCTCTCGCTGGCCGAGCAGCTCGGGCTCGACGACGTCGCGACGCCGCTGCGCGAGGACCTCGCCGCCGCGCTGCGCGAGTGGGCCGGGCCCGCGGGGTGCGAGGAGAGCGACGCGCGGTGCTTCGTCTACGACCCCGAGGTGCGCAGCGTCGTCGGCAGGACGCCGTCGTTCGGCTCGGACGAGCTCAACGACCACCACTTCCACTACGGGTACTTCCTCTACGCCGCGGGCGCGGTGGCGGCCGGCGACCCGGCGCTCGCGGCCGACCTCGCGCCCGTGCTCGACCTGCTCGCGGCGGACGTCGCGGCGGGCGCGAGCAGCGGCGACTTCCCGGCCCTGCGCGTGTTCGACGCGTACGCGGGCCACTCGTGGGCGTCCGGGTACGCACCGTTCGCGGACGGCAACAACCAGGAGTCCGCGTCCGAGGCGGTGTCCGCGTGGAACGGG
This region includes:
- a CDS encoding ABC transporter ATP-binding protein, with amino-acid sequence MSTTDTPGPPTTTSATPDAPKGPFLPRLKVLWEFVRPHRRTLLLGLVLGLGTTAATLATPMVTKWVLDTLGTGESLTPAVLTLVGLLVVGLVLGLWQWILLGTLAERVVLDARSSMVRRYFRARIGALTGRPTGELVTRVTSDTVLLREAASSSIVNLVNLAVSLVGTIILMGVLDIVLLGTTLGAIVVIAVLVGGLMPRIAKAQEKAQESLGSLGGTLEGGLRAIRTIKASRAEGRQIDRVLDDAQASARHSVRAVRTEAVAWTIAGGGIQAAIIVILALGAWRVDQGLLAVSSLVAFLLYAFQIVEPVTGLTMNVTQLQAGIAAAGRISEVQAIEPEEDDEAARPRQAGPASLDPTRAEVGRPTEAGAASGTGRAVAGSPRLSLRGVTARYLPGGEPVVRDLDLDVPHRGQVAIVGPSGAGKTTTFSLLLRFLQPESGQILLDGVPYDDLTFDDVRRRFAYVEQETPVVPGTIRENLHLSDPGATDEAMWAALAKVRLETKVRSLADGLDTSLVGTTVSGGERQRVALARAVLHAPDVLLLDEATAQVDGLTEAAVHAVIEDLARDRAVVTIAHRLSTVIDADLILVMEDGRVRARGTHAELLATDELYRELVAALRIATEEAATPR
- a CDS encoding dihydrofolate reductase family protein; this translates as MGNVTCDVAVSVDGFSSRPDQTLEHPFGEGVDLHRWMFETADENRAELDAILAAGAYVMGRHMFSPGRGEWDLDWRGWWGPEPPYHGPVFVLTHHPRDPLVMEGGTTFFFVTDGIESAVAQAREAAGERDVSIAGGAATINQALAAGLLDELRLHVVPQVLGYGDRVLDGVPPLALETVSVRAASLVTHVTYRVLGPLG
- a CDS encoding DUF2510 domain-containing protein gives rise to the protein MRKAAAGWYADAPGSGSERWYDGAEWTDRTRARRASEDTGPWRTVLVVGVVVVLVVAAPLLLAVLG
- a CDS encoding LLM class flavin-dependent oxidoreductase, with the translated sequence MRVSTVILPIYPWREGRDVWRAADDLGFHAAYTYDHLSWRTFRDGPWFGAVPTLAAAAGVTERVRLGTLVTSPNFREPVTFAKDVMTLDDLSGGRVTVGLGAGTTGFDATVLGGETWSARERADRLRDFTVLLDRLLTEPAVTHDEGHYRAHEARTIPGPVQSPRVPFAIAATGPRGLRLAARYGQAWVTTGDGRLGDDATPAESRAAVRDQVARLEGACADAGRDPASVERILLTGFTPDPALESVDAFVDTAHGYAEAGITEIVVHRPIPGTQFAADQRVFERISTDGAAQVAEL
- a CDS encoding Dabb family protein, which gives rise to MIQHTVAFRLVHPADSAEEAEFLGTARRTLTAIPGVRDFTVSRQVSAKSPLTFQFSMVFDDDAAYAAYDAHPDHRGFVADRWVPEVAEFQELDLVPLPG
- a CDS encoding phytoene desaturase family protein, with protein sequence MTAQRHDVAIVGGGHNALVAAALLAREGLDVVVLERLPHVGGAAVSERPWPGVDARLSRYAYLVSLFPEALAADLGLDLELRSRATASFTPYDGPRGPAGLLVETEPGAATRASFRALTGGDDEYAAWQELYAELEGLAQVVAPTLLEPLPREGDVHARVRAAVGQRVWTDVVERPIGEAIERRFRNDLVRGVVATDALIGTFTSLFDPARPANRCFLYHVVGNGTGEWRVPVGGMGAVTAALERAARAAGADVRTGHEVTRVVPDGAGVGLEGRLASGEGFAVEADHVLCGAAPAVLARLLGEEPAGPVPHGAQLKINLLVSRLPRLRSGVDPRVAFAGTFHVGEEMSRLEALHRDPATGLGTAGELYCHTLTDRSILGPDLAASDAQTLTWFGIHTPDDALRAPGAKDAAFRAAVAALDAHLAEPLADVLLHAEVRTPAEIEADLAMPGGHIFHGDLAWPWLPDDVPAHTPAARWGVATDHERVLLCGSGARRGGAVSGLGGHSAARALLETLSPR
- a CDS encoding LLM class F420-dependent oxidoreductase; the protein is MDLRIFTEPQQGASYDDLLAVAKATEDLGFDAFFRSDHYLVMGDGDGLPGPTDAWTTLAGLARETSRIRLGTLVSSATFRHPGVLAIQVAQVDQMSGGRVELGLGAGWFAREHEAYGIPFPEKRFGILEEQLAVITGLWETPVGETFSFRGEHYTLTDSPALPKPAQERVPVIVGGHGPRRTPALAARYASEFNAAFPDPGVLPERFENVRAACLDADRDPDSLVYSAAFVVAVGKDEAEFRRRADAIGREPDEVRRNGLAGTVSEVADKIAAAAEQGATRFYLQVLDLHDLDHLDLIASEVVPQLP
- a CDS encoding glycosyltransferase, encoding MAVSEFDRLVVTPRRTQHARPAPIGPRADADRPAGPPRDENSAARSPSLVMIMLLATLGVVAYAVFLLNPANRGDALPYVMVITAESVLVAQALLAMWTVLSSGHDPRGFSFHHAKDRLFDVPEIIRDGAEDDPTRWNLYLHDRPVTVDVLITTYGEDLDTIARTVRAAVAIRGTHRTWVLDDGRSDDVRDLAAQLGARYVRRLSSNGAKAGNVNHALAIAKGDYFVILDADFVAKPDFLVETVPFFVKDDVAFVQTPQTYGNLDNLISRGAGYMQAVFYRFVQPGRNRFNAAFCVGTNVIFRRAAIDDIGGMHTDSKSEDVWTSLMLHERGWKTVYIPTTLAVGDTPETVEAYTKQQLRWATGGFEILLQHNPLSPRRTLTLDQRLQYTVTATHYLAGIAPLVLLLVPPLQIYLDLTPMNLTISWGTWLLYYAGFYVLQIAIAFFTLGSFRWEVLMLASVSFPIYTKALWNALTGKEQAWHVTGSKGRVTSPFNYMIPQVLFFAFLLVTSVVGVWKEWGDPMPSLALAWNVTNTVILGAFVVTALRESRAARLVVQEGGRSVRPPHLATSRSAHPESSPASWSARPASSVVDGALSAQLGVEVTVGAPTRAGRRRARRDESSSTSGPTGGVA
- a CDS encoding HlyD family efflux transporter periplasmic adaptor subunit, whose protein sequence is MTWSNRIRLVGGLLVVVLVCAALTLVMNRRLGQATSTTATIRAEVLDVGSDYAGTVTAAEVAEGDEVAAGDPLFTVSSLTLQHDIALGLVSADTSAYQVAPDGTITLVAPYDAVVTHVAAREGGFVQAGEVVASLEREGSLFVDARLTLDPSDFARVRQGAEVTVVLPNQAEVVGEVASVAVQNTANQAEATVEVTSDALVRGAEHGLVASGTPVTASIELHDDGPLAGVDESFGAFLRKVGL
- a CDS encoding glycosyl hydrolase, with the protein product MAVLATATLVAGCGLFESDAAPGPTGAPGAGSSVGHPAADLTGAAPDVDPSILPQESVAPMPAARLADGLVPPTNRWFSGLVFGDEPLPVFPVPLAFGVTDGGFAFGLPDVEITEQSILGPFVPQVGVDVGAATVVVTAYDTTSVTLDLLDGGGTALGTVTLVEGSPVLRYTAATDQSAALAVAFDAVDGLLAAEAGGREYVLVGAEDALSDDGRSLDLSAGDSVAWFPVPDDAPDGAVATLAEAAAHPVTGTTLAYGVADDAVTTAITYETGGDAPGSGTVVVRLPHQGESDGATCDLGTYATVRGTVDVCTASTLAWTSPAVEPAGALDVTGLGEEEKTELADQVRADASALEPRPSDTYFGGKALARDANLLSLAEQLGLDDVATPLREDLAAALREWAGPAGCEESDARCFVYDPEVRSVVGRTPSFGSDELNDHHFHYGYFLYAAGAVAAGDPALAADLAPVLDLLAADVAAGASSGDFPALRVFDAYAGHSWASGYAPFADGNNQESASEAVSAWNGLALWAQASGDATLETQARWLLSAEAASARAYWTDFDRDDPALDGFGHTVTSLVWGGKRDWATWFSAEPSAMLGILVLPMQPVAGYLAGDPERVRANLDEALGGPRDDPASWDVMFGDQLLMYAALAGPDDAAAALDVARALPDERVDDGNTRSYLLAWLLVHATA